A window of the Nisaea acidiphila genome harbors these coding sequences:
- a CDS encoding thiamine pyrophosphate-requiring protein, with product MSGNNDKITSGGVIFSRLKDLGVDYVFCNSGTDFPPIIEGLVAAKAKGLPLPEAITVPHEHAAMSMAHGYYQISGKCPAVMLHTNVGLSNGVTGAINAACAHVPMLMMSGRTPVTEHTRFGARTVPIGWGQEMRDQAALVRECCKWEFELKFPEQIGEHLDRAYAITNSTPKGPSYLSLPRETLCEEIDPSTLGPAGSIAPGRVVPDPESLKRAAAALAGAKAPLIVAQRGAGDEASFNLFRKLVEDWAIPVCSYWAVELAIATDHPCHIGASPSPWIEEADVIVILDSLAPWQPDAHKPRADATIINIGPDPVFSRFPVRGFRSDITLAGESADTIPALAAALSEQDRDERALSSRRERIAKISDATRAKQVEIAGAGKGGPMSKQWVSHCLGEALGDRKSTVYAELGAMLGFLKRRERNSFFQEPHSGGLGWGFGAALGAQLAEPDRVVVATMGDGSYMFSNPTVCHMIAEGLKLPVITLVMNNHEWGAVRQSVVGLYPDGHASKSNEVPLTALTPSPDFVQTAKASNAHAERVEHGDELPAALERAIRVATEERRQVLLDIQVAKG from the coding sequence ATGTCCGGAAACAACGACAAGATCACCTCGGGAGGGGTGATCTTTTCGCGTCTGAAGGATCTCGGCGTCGATTACGTATTCTGTAATTCGGGCACCGACTTTCCGCCGATCATCGAGGGGCTGGTCGCCGCCAAGGCGAAGGGCCTGCCCCTGCCCGAAGCCATCACCGTGCCGCACGAGCACGCGGCGATGAGCATGGCGCACGGTTACTACCAGATCTCCGGCAAGTGCCCGGCGGTCATGCTGCACACCAATGTCGGGCTCTCCAACGGCGTCACCGGTGCGATCAACGCCGCCTGCGCCCATGTGCCGATGCTGATGATGTCGGGCCGCACACCGGTGACCGAACATACCCGCTTCGGCGCCCGCACCGTTCCGATCGGCTGGGGACAGGAGATGCGCGATCAGGCGGCGCTGGTGCGCGAATGCTGCAAATGGGAGTTCGAGCTGAAATTCCCCGAGCAGATCGGCGAGCATCTCGACCGGGCCTACGCGATCACCAACTCGACCCCGAAGGGGCCTTCCTATCTCTCCCTGCCGCGGGAAACGCTTTGCGAGGAGATCGATCCTTCGACACTCGGCCCCGCAGGCTCCATCGCCCCCGGCCGCGTGGTGCCGGACCCGGAAAGCCTGAAACGTGCCGCTGCCGCACTGGCAGGCGCGAAGGCGCCGCTGATCGTCGCACAGCGCGGTGCCGGCGACGAGGCGAGCTTCAATCTGTTCCGGAAGCTGGTCGAGGACTGGGCGATCCCGGTCTGCTCCTACTGGGCCGTGGAACTCGCCATCGCCACCGACCATCCCTGCCATATCGGCGCGAGCCCTTCGCCCTGGATCGAGGAAGCGGACGTCATCGTTATCCTCGACAGCCTCGCGCCCTGGCAACCCGACGCGCACAAGCCGCGGGCCGATGCGACGATCATCAATATCGGCCCGGATCCCGTGTTCTCCCGGTTCCCCGTGCGCGGTTTCCGCTCCGACATCACCCTTGCCGGGGAATCCGCCGACACCATCCCCGCCCTCGCCGCCGCGCTCTCGGAGCAGGACCGCGACGAGCGCGCGCTCTCCTCGCGCCGCGAGCGGATCGCCAAGATCTCGGACGCGACACGCGCGAAGCAGGTCGAGATCGCCGGTGCAGGCAAGGGCGGCCCGATGAGCAAGCAATGGGTCAGCCACTGCCTCGGCGAGGCACTGGGCGACCGGAAATCCACCGTCTATGCCGAACTCGGCGCGATGCTAGGCTTTCTGAAGCGGCGGGAGCGCAACAGCTTCTTCCAGGAGCCCCACTCCGGCGGCCTCGGCTGGGGTTTCGGTGCCGCGCTCGGCGCCCAGCTCGCCGAGCCGGACCGAGTCGTTGTCGCGACCATGGGCGACGGTTCCTACATGTTCTCCAACCCGACGGTCTGCCACATGATCGCCGAAGGGCTGAAGCTTCCGGTGATCACGCTGGTGATGAACAACCACGAATGGGGCGCGGTCAGGCAGTCTGTGGTCGGGCTTTATCCGGACGGCCACGCCTCGAAAAGCAACGAAGTTCCGCTGACAGCGCTAACGCCAAGCCCGGATTTCGTGCAGACCGCGAAGGCCAGCAACGCCCATGCGGAGCGGGTCGAGCACGGGGACGAGCTTCCCGCCGCGCTGGAGCGCGCGATCCGCGTCGCGACGGAGGAACGCCGTCAGGTGCTGCTAGATATCCAGGTGGCGAAAGGCTGA
- the tcuB gene encoding tricarballylate utilization 4Fe-4S protein TcuB: MPLDQARTELSTTEEARRQIEICNACRYCEGYCSVFPAITLQRSFSDGDITQLANLCHNCRGCYYACQYTDPHEFQINLPKALAEARTESWERFSWPGVFSGLFQKSGVALAAALIVGFAALFWAGQALRPESGEGFYAFLSHSVMIGIFTPAFLLPLLAIALGLRAYWREVGGAPVRLAYLVRAFREAARLKDLSGGVAGGCNFEKEDRYTNVRRWHHQAVMYGFLLCFASTGSATILHYVFDMPAPYGLFSLPKLLGIPGGVLLTLGGLGMAVLKTRGEKNLGASALWGGEMAFVLLLSFTGASGLALYAATGTALVGWVLPVHLGAVLAFFLTAPYTKMVHGFFRLAALVRNAQQT, encoded by the coding sequence ATGCCGCTTGACCAGGCCCGGACGGAACTGTCCACGACTGAAGAGGCGCGCCGCCAGATCGAGATCTGCAACGCCTGCCGCTATTGCGAGGGCTATTGCTCGGTCTTCCCGGCGATCACCCTGCAGCGCAGCTTCAGCGACGGGGACATCACCCAGCTCGCCAATCTTTGCCACAATTGCCGCGGCTGCTATTACGCCTGTCAATATACCGATCCGCACGAGTTCCAGATCAACCTGCCCAAGGCACTGGCCGAAGCGCGGACGGAGAGCTGGGAGCGGTTCTCCTGGCCGGGTGTCTTCTCGGGCCTGTTCCAGAAGAGCGGCGTCGCACTCGCGGCGGCACTGATCGTCGGCTTCGCCGCTCTTTTCTGGGCGGGGCAGGCGCTCCGGCCGGAAAGCGGGGAAGGCTTCTACGCCTTCCTTTCGCACTCGGTCATGATCGGCATTTTCACCCCGGCTTTCCTGCTGCCGCTGCTCGCCATCGCGCTCGGGCTCCGGGCGTATTGGCGCGAGGTGGGCGGGGCGCCGGTGCGGCTGGCGTATCTCGTCCGCGCGTTCCGCGAGGCGGCGCGTCTCAAGGACCTTTCCGGCGGTGTCGCGGGCGGCTGCAATTTCGAGAAGGAAGACCGCTACACCAATGTCCGCCGCTGGCACCACCAGGCAGTCATGTACGGCTTCCTGCTCTGCTTCGCCTCAACCGGATCGGCCACGATCCTGCACTATGTCTTCGACATGCCGGCGCCGTACGGCCTCTTCTCCCTGCCGAAGCTGCTCGGCATTCCGGGAGGGGTCCTGCTGACCCTCGGTGGGCTCGGCATGGCGGTGCTGAAGACGCGCGGCGAAAAGAACCTCGGGGCGTCCGCGCTCTGGGGCGGCGAGATGGCCTTCGTGTTGCTGTTGTCCTTCACCGGCGCCAGCGGTCTCGCGCTCTACGCCGCGACCGGGACGGCGCTGGTCGGATGGGTGCTGCCGGTTCATCTGGGGGCTGTGCTCGCCTTCTTCCTAACCGCGCCCTACACGAAGATGGTGCACGGATTCTTCCGGCTGGCGGCGCTGGTCCGGAACGCGCAACAGACCTGA
- a CDS encoding heme/hemin ABC transporter substrate-binding protein produces MKTRFLCMAIFAIAIQFLGGPAGASDQRIIVIGSSLAEIVVALGEADSVVLRGGGTDHIPEISDAARLPGYSQPSAEGMLALAPTLAIMSARRTKPIVKQQLEAAGVTVRLFEQLVALDDIPARVRDIAALIRRDADAERVIGTFKSELRDAETLVAGTTTKPRGLFLLSGGGRPTVVAGGDTHIAALIRFAGGTNITDDFNSFKPMSQESMISADPEFILVNKEGLAAVGGIKPALDAPGVRFTTAARRGDVFSLPSGYLTDLGLSTPRAIGILAVKIHPELR; encoded by the coding sequence ATGAAAACTCGTTTTCTTTGCATGGCGATCTTTGCGATCGCAATCCAGTTTCTCGGCGGCCCGGCTGGAGCATCCGATCAGAGGATAATCGTCATCGGCTCTTCTCTCGCCGAGATCGTGGTCGCTCTCGGAGAGGCGGACAGTGTCGTATTGCGTGGAGGCGGGACGGACCACATTCCCGAGATTTCAGATGCCGCCCGTTTGCCCGGATACAGTCAACCTTCAGCGGAAGGCATGCTGGCGCTGGCTCCGACATTGGCCATCATGTCCGCTCGCCGCACAAAGCCAATCGTCAAACAGCAGCTTGAGGCGGCGGGAGTTACGGTCCGGCTCTTTGAGCAACTCGTCGCTTTGGATGATATCCCGGCAAGAGTGAGGGATATCGCGGCTTTGATTCGCCGTGATGCAGATGCCGAGCGGGTTATCGGGACATTCAAGAGCGAGTTGAGGGATGCCGAAACTCTGGTCGCGGGAACGACAACGAAGCCACGTGGCCTCTTTCTGTTGTCTGGCGGCGGGCGGCCTACGGTTGTCGCCGGAGGTGACACGCATATCGCGGCGCTGATCAGATTCGCCGGTGGAACGAACATCACCGACGACTTCAACTCTTTCAAGCCCATGAGCCAGGAATCCATGATCAGCGCTGATCCTGAATTCATCCTTGTCAACAAGGAGGGGCTTGCCGCAGTCGGAGGCATCAAACCCGCGCTTGATGCACCTGGAGTAAGATTTACAACAGCGGCGCGTAGGGGCGATGTGTTCAGCTTGCCAAGTGGTTACCTGACCGATCTCGGGCTATCGACACCAAGAGCCATCGGGATTTTGGCTGTGAAGATTCATCCAGAATTGCGGTGA
- a CDS encoding bleomycin resistance protein, which yields MTCALVPEFAVSDWRASKRFYCELLGFECRYERPEEGFCYLALGDAELMIDQIGAGRTFDDGHAPTAYPFGKGLNVQIRVSSTEPLLNALAAQDYALFLPLEEKWYRVGASEKGNRQFVVADPDGYLLRFYEDLGSRPAG from the coding sequence ATGACCTGTGCTTTGGTCCCGGAGTTCGCCGTGTCGGATTGGCGGGCTTCGAAACGCTTCTATTGCGAATTGCTCGGTTTCGAGTGCCGGTATGAGCGGCCTGAAGAAGGGTTCTGCTATCTCGCCCTGGGAGATGCGGAGCTGATGATCGACCAGATCGGTGCGGGCAGGACCTTCGATGACGGTCACGCTCCGACGGCCTATCCCTTCGGCAAGGGCCTGAACGTCCAGATCCGTGTATCGTCGACCGAGCCACTCTTGAACGCCCTCGCTGCGCAGGACTACGCGCTGTTTTTGCCGCTTGAGGAAAAGTGGTACCGGGTAGGCGCCAGTGAGAAAGGCAACCGGCAATTCGTTGTCGCCGATCCGGACGGATATTTGCTCCGCTTCTACGAGGACCTCGGGTCTCGTCCGGCAGGCTGA
- a CDS encoding xanthine dehydrogenase family protein molybdopterin-binding subunit: protein MNEISNKWIGTSTIRPDGVDKVVGRAQYAADGSMPGMIWGKVLRSPHPHAVIRSIDTSKAEALPGVKAVVTSKDIVDFSVHTPVPLGIQDMRWMCRNIMAREKALFHGHPVAAVAAMSADIAAEACELIEIDYEVLPWAIEIEDAIAPDAPILHDFIEFEGKPSNIAGTLEHKLGDIDSGFDDADVIVERSYDTRPVHQGYIEPHACLVSVAADGKTTIWSSSQGQFMVRAMTAFLTGIPQSDIRAIPAEIGGGFGGKTIIYLEPVAAMLSKKSGRPVKMVMNREEVMRATGPTSGAKSTVKIGAKKDGTIVAGQATHYLQAGAFPGSPIRGACGCCFAPYDIPNVHTFGYDVVSNRSKVAAYRAPGSPIGAYAVESTLDELAEQLGIDPLELRLKNAAKQGTKAAHGPVYPVMGYAETVKAALAHEHYKAPLGKFQGRGVASGYWFNAGGESSAQVNITEDGNVVVTTGHPDIGGSRASIANITAELLGIDYRRVSVLIGDTATIGYSNLTGGSRVLYASAMVVTQSTEKVIETLKGLAAKIWGIPADAVTWSGGAARPAGDNAGKFEPLTLEELAAKANMTGGPIGAGVQLNTTGAEGGFATHVCDVEVDVELGIVRVIRYTSFQDVGKAVHPAYVEGQMQGGAVQGIGWALNEEYIYNKDGKVDNPGFLDYRMPVCSDVPMLDNVIIEVPNPLHPQGVRGVGEVPLVPPLAAIRNAVYNALGIRFYSLPMSPPRVLEKLDGMKEAAE from the coding sequence ATGAACGAGATCTCGAACAAATGGATCGGCACCAGCACGATCCGTCCGGACGGCGTCGACAAGGTGGTCGGCCGCGCCCAGTACGCCGCTGACGGCAGCATGCCCGGGATGATCTGGGGCAAGGTGCTCCGCAGTCCGCATCCGCATGCCGTGATTCGCAGCATCGATACCTCGAAGGCCGAGGCCCTGCCCGGTGTGAAGGCGGTCGTCACCTCCAAGGACATCGTCGACTTTTCCGTCCACACCCCGGTGCCGCTCGGCATTCAGGACATGCGCTGGATGTGCCGCAATATCATGGCGCGTGAAAAGGCCCTGTTCCACGGCCATCCGGTCGCCGCCGTCGCCGCCATGTCGGCCGATATCGCCGCCGAGGCCTGCGAGCTGATCGAGATAGATTACGAGGTCCTGCCCTGGGCCATCGAGATCGAGGACGCGATCGCACCGGACGCCCCGATCCTGCATGACTTCATCGAATTCGAGGGCAAGCCCTCCAATATCGCCGGCACGCTTGAGCACAAACTCGGCGATATCGATTCCGGCTTCGACGATGCGGACGTCATTGTCGAGCGCAGCTACGACACCCGCCCGGTGCACCAGGGCTATATCGAGCCGCACGCCTGTCTCGTCAGCGTCGCGGCCGACGGCAAGACGACGATCTGGAGCTCCAGCCAGGGCCAGTTCATGGTCCGCGCGATGACCGCGTTCCTCACCGGCATCCCGCAAAGCGATATCCGCGCCATCCCGGCGGAGATCGGCGGCGGTTTCGGCGGCAAGACCATTATCTATCTGGAGCCGGTGGCGGCGATGCTGTCGAAGAAGTCCGGCCGGCCGGTGAAGATGGTGATGAACCGCGAAGAGGTCATGCGGGCGACCGGTCCGACCTCCGGCGCCAAGAGCACGGTGAAGATCGGTGCCAAGAAGGACGGCACCATCGTCGCCGGACAGGCGACCCACTACCTGCAGGCCGGCGCCTTCCCGGGCTCGCCGATCCGCGGCGCCTGCGGCTGCTGCTTCGCGCCCTACGACATTCCGAACGTCCATACCTTCGGTTATGACGTGGTCTCCAACCGCTCCAAGGTCGCGGCCTATCGCGCCCCTGGCTCGCCGATCGGTGCCTACGCGGTCGAGAGCACGCTGGACGAGCTTGCCGAGCAGCTCGGCATCGATCCGCTGGAACTGCGGCTGAAGAACGCCGCCAAGCAGGGCACCAAGGCCGCCCACGGCCCGGTCTATCCGGTCATGGGCTATGCCGAGACGGTCAAGGCCGCTCTGGCGCACGAGCATTACAAGGCGCCTCTCGGCAAGTTCCAGGGCCGCGGCGTTGCCAGCGGCTACTGGTTCAATGCCGGCGGCGAGTCCTCGGCCCAGGTGAACATCACCGAGGACGGAAATGTCGTGGTGACCACGGGACATCCGGATATCGGCGGCTCGCGCGCCTCCATCGCCAACATCACGGCGGAACTGCTCGGCATCGACTATCGACGGGTCTCCGTTCTGATCGGCGACACGGCGACCATCGGTTACAGCAACCTTACCGGCGGCAGCCGCGTTCTCTACGCCTCCGCCATGGTCGTCACACAGTCGACCGAAAAGGTCATCGAGACCCTGAAGGGCCTGGCCGCCAAGATCTGGGGCATCCCGGCGGACGCCGTGACCTGGTCCGGAGGCGCCGCGCGCCCCGCGGGCGACAATGCCGGCAAGTTCGAGCCGCTGACGCTGGAGGAGCTGGCCGCCAAGGCGAACATGACCGGCGGTCCGATCGGTGCCGGCGTGCAGCTCAACACCACCGGCGCCGAGGGCGGTTTCGCGACCCATGTTTGCGATGTCGAGGTCGATGTCGAGCTCGGGATCGTGCGCGTGATCCGCTACACCTCGTTCCAGGATGTCGGCAAGGCCGTGCACCCGGCCTATGTCGAGGGCCAGATGCAAGGCGGCGCCGTGCAGGGCATCGGCTGGGCGCTGAACGAGGAGTACATCTACAACAAGGATGGCAAGGTCGATAATCCGGGCTTCCTGGATTACCGCATGCCGGTCTGCTCCGACGTACCGATGCTGGACAATGTCATCATCGAGGTCCCGAACCCCCTGCATCCGCAGGGCGTGCGGGGCGTCGGCGAGGTGCCGCTGGTCCCACCGCTCGCCGCCATCCGCAACGCGGTCTACAACGCGCTCGGCATCCGCTTCTACAGCCTGCCGATGTCGCCGCCGCGGGTCCTGGAAAAGCTCGACGGCATGAAAGAGGCCGCCGAATAA
- a CDS encoding hybrid-cluster NAD(P)-dependent oxidoreductase — protein MSKPASLLRAGIWDDSEPLECVSVLPEVPNTATFTFQAPSGALFDFDPGQFLTLEIPVPGGPVHRTYTISSSPSRPRSLTITAKAQSESVGTRWMIDNLQPGMRLKAIGPSGLFSMAQHPAEKYLFISAGSGITPMMSMATYMFDLGTEPDVVLINCARKPSEIIFRERLEHMASRVPGIDLKFAVEEPDRYRPWTGYQGMFNQLMLGLMCPDYLEREVFCCGPEPFMQAVREALAGFGYDMDRYHQESFQAPAAKEEEIPDYDDTVPEEGAKAEVHFALSGVSGTFAETDTILAAAKASGLNIPSGCTFGVCGTCKVKKRSGEVHMVHNGGISDDDIEAGYILACCSNPIGQVEIEI, from the coding sequence GTGTCCAAACCCGCCTCCCTGCTGCGCGCCGGTATCTGGGACGACAGCGAGCCGCTCGAATGCGTATCCGTCCTCCCCGAAGTCCCGAATACGGCGACCTTCACTTTCCAGGCACCGTCCGGCGCCCTGTTCGATTTCGATCCCGGGCAATTCCTGACGCTTGAGATTCCGGTCCCGGGCGGTCCGGTTCACCGGACCTACACGATCTCTTCCTCTCCCTCCCGGCCGCGCTCGCTGACCATCACGGCGAAGGCGCAAAGCGAAAGCGTCGGCACCCGCTGGATGATCGACAACCTCCAGCCGGGCATGCGGCTCAAGGCGATCGGCCCGTCCGGCCTGTTTTCCATGGCGCAGCACCCGGCGGAGAAATACCTCTTCATTTCGGCCGGCTCCGGCATCACGCCGATGATGTCCATGGCGACCTACATGTTCGATCTCGGCACGGAACCTGACGTCGTGCTGATCAATTGCGCGCGCAAACCGTCCGAGATCATCTTTCGCGAGCGGCTTGAGCATATGGCGAGCCGGGTTCCGGGCATCGATCTGAAATTTGCCGTCGAAGAGCCGGACCGCTACCGGCCCTGGACCGGCTATCAGGGCATGTTCAATCAGCTCATGCTCGGCCTGATGTGCCCCGACTATCTGGAGCGCGAGGTCTTCTGCTGCGGACCCGAGCCCTTCATGCAGGCTGTGCGCGAGGCGCTCGCCGGCTTCGGCTACGACATGGACCGCTACCATCAGGAAAGCTTCCAGGCGCCGGCGGCCAAGGAAGAGGAAATTCCGGACTACGACGACACGGTGCCGGAGGAAGGCGCGAAGGCGGAGGTGCATTTCGCGCTCTCCGGCGTCAGCGGCACCTTCGCCGAGACCGATACGATCCTCGCCGCGGCGAAAGCCTCCGGCCTCAACATCCCGTCGGGCTGCACCTTCGGCGTCTGCGGCACCTGCAAGGTGAAGAAGCGCTCTGGCGAGGTCCATATGGTCCATAACGGCGGCATCTCCGACGACGATATCGAGGCCGGCTACATCCTCGCCTGCTGCTCGAACCCGATCGGGCAGGTCGAGATCGAGATCTAG
- a CDS encoding ChuX/HutX family heme-like substrate-binding protein translates to MSEHQRDTSVPGSVDPGTVLEEWRALLATGEHLHAPDIARRLGVSEAALLAARAGTGAVRLSVDPIRVLAPLADCGRVLCAFANECGVHMPLGDVSVTAGIDGVLRISGSHMSAEIDDGAVAEIFLFEDHDPNHGNTRSLQFFSSTGAPVFKTFVFHKSRFDALRRHCHELANEDQSRVPRPLAATPGFDPLAVSLNNDANAQHIPGSAYQETISSFLGDGGAFEIEAVCRHARVTWHGTISGARFDRGMLHLHETDLRSHLRLAPLAIAHRTAKGGLSLGISASGSSERRLRIGVEN, encoded by the coding sequence ATGTCGGAGCATCAGCGCGATACCTCCGTGCCCGGTTCTGTCGATCCGGGCACGGTTCTGGAAGAATGGCGTGCTTTGCTAGCAACCGGCGAGCATTTGCATGCTCCCGACATTGCCAGACGGCTTGGGGTAAGCGAGGCGGCGTTGTTGGCCGCCCGTGCCGGCACCGGGGCGGTGAGGCTATCAGTTGATCCGATCCGCGTACTTGCGCCTCTTGCCGATTGCGGCCGCGTTTTATGCGCCTTCGCGAACGAGTGCGGCGTCCATATGCCGCTTGGCGATGTATCGGTCACCGCTGGTATCGACGGTGTTTTGCGAATATCCGGATCGCACATGTCGGCTGAAATCGACGATGGGGCTGTCGCGGAGATTTTTCTCTTCGAGGACCACGACCCCAACCATGGCAACACGCGGTCTCTCCAGTTTTTTTCGTCCACAGGCGCGCCTGTCTTCAAGACATTCGTCTTTCACAAGAGCCGTTTCGACGCTCTCCGGCGCCATTGTCATGAACTTGCGAACGAAGACCAAAGCCGCGTGCCAAGGCCGCTAGCAGCAACACCCGGTTTCGATCCGCTTGCGGTTTCGCTGAACAACGATGCCAACGCACAGCACATCCCCGGGAGCGCTTATCAGGAGACCATCTCGAGCTTCCTTGGTGACGGCGGCGCGTTCGAAATCGAAGCCGTCTGCCGGCACGCACGTGTCACCTGGCATGGGACGATCAGCGGAGCCCGGTTCGACCGAGGAATGCTGCATCTGCACGAGACCGACTTGCGGTCACATCTGAGGTTGGCTCCGCTAGCCATCGCGCATCGAACTGCGAAAGGCGGTTTGTCCCTTGGGATTTCCGCTTCGGGCAGCTCAGAGCGGCGTCTTCGCATTGGAGTGGAGAATTGA
- a CDS encoding TonB-dependent receptor plug domain-containing protein: MFKRSSILGALAFGASLTIAFGPSPIHAQNADGKDQSRASATLGEIVVTANRREQDISDVQASVEVISQEDLQRYSGATVIEALRDAVGVDARSSGANSDVTIRGQIPNAGTSVLILVDGLPRTAKYGVDNLNLIGVETVERIEVIRGPMSALYGANAAGGVINIITKNPEGTGGDVRVTAGSSLSEDGDGRETLNSGATAFHETGDFSHRVSVDMRHARPFTFDDEIDDALNGIKHYGLAYRGRWQATETDELTLNLEGFKQDDRSTGISGGSTYTRREEETRFFSALSYAGEVGPGYLTAETSYGHTDGSANRAVTVESTDYEEMIAQGRYFLALDDSFGGTHSLLAGSGFTREEIEIDIYSRTGERDSTHVFLQDEWIPADWVSVVAGLRVDHFSDFGTHAVPRVTVGSRGSGLIWRLGYGQAYRAPSVIEQYSEFTRGRFLIRGSEDVEAEESTSYEAALGWRAGRGKIEAIYHYSDIANLIEAVSTSETTAGGLSIIEYQNIAEATIQGIEIAGDYLVFDSLSLSGSYAYLDAEDGDGNRLEDRARHTFKASATYREGPWSATVRGRTMLQYYAPDPNVRGSSPFNSDYATLDLNFGYQVSDRWRVSFGVDNVFDEQVPVNYASNGAIEDPAGRYVYLTTNFSF; encoded by the coding sequence ATGTTCAAGAGAAGCTCAATTCTGGGCGCGCTGGCCTTTGGCGCGTCTTTGACTATCGCATTTGGGCCATCACCCATTCATGCACAGAACGCAGATGGTAAGGACCAGTCTCGGGCGTCGGCAACGCTTGGCGAGATCGTTGTTACCGCAAATCGTCGCGAGCAAGATATCTCGGACGTTCAGGCCAGTGTCGAGGTGATCTCTCAGGAAGACCTCCAGCGCTACTCTGGAGCAACGGTCATCGAAGCGTTGCGCGATGCCGTCGGGGTCGACGCACGGTCCAGCGGAGCAAACTCGGACGTCACAATCCGTGGCCAAATCCCGAATGCAGGAACGTCTGTCCTCATTTTGGTCGATGGCCTTCCGAGAACTGCCAAATATGGTGTCGACAATCTCAATCTAATCGGCGTGGAAACCGTAGAGCGGATCGAGGTGATCCGAGGGCCTATGTCTGCACTCTACGGGGCGAATGCGGCCGGTGGCGTGATCAATATCATTACAAAAAATCCCGAGGGTACGGGCGGCGACGTCAGGGTGACCGCGGGCTCCTCGCTCTCTGAAGATGGTGACGGGCGGGAAACGTTGAATTCCGGCGCCACCGCATTTCATGAAACTGGAGATTTCTCACATCGGGTCTCCGTCGACATGCGCCATGCGCGGCCATTTACTTTCGACGACGAGATCGATGATGCCTTGAACGGTATCAAACATTATGGCCTAGCCTATCGCGGCCGCTGGCAAGCGACAGAAACAGACGAGTTGACCCTGAACCTGGAGGGTTTCAAGCAGGATGACCGGAGCACCGGGATCAGCGGCGGTTCCACATATACGCGACGCGAGGAAGAGACCCGGTTCTTTAGTGCTCTTTCTTATGCCGGCGAAGTCGGGCCAGGTTATCTAACCGCTGAAACGTCCTACGGGCATACTGACGGTTCGGCAAATCGCGCGGTGACGGTCGAGAGTACCGACTATGAGGAAATGATCGCCCAGGGGAGGTATTTCCTGGCACTCGACGACAGTTTTGGGGGAACGCATTCGCTCCTCGCAGGATCCGGGTTTACGCGTGAGGAGATCGAGATCGATATCTACTCGCGGACGGGGGAAAGAGACAGCACGCATGTTTTCCTCCAAGACGAGTGGATTCCCGCCGATTGGGTCTCCGTTGTCGCCGGGCTCCGGGTGGACCACTTCAGCGACTTTGGAACGCATGCTGTTCCGCGTGTGACGGTAGGTTCTCGTGGCAGCGGATTGATCTGGCGTCTCGGATACGGCCAAGCTTACCGGGCGCCGAGCGTAATTGAACAATACTCCGAGTTTACGCGTGGACGATTTCTCATCCGCGGCAGCGAGGATGTAGAAGCTGAGGAATCCACGTCTTACGAAGCAGCTTTGGGCTGGCGTGCCGGCCGCGGCAAGATCGAAGCAATCTACCATTACAGTGACATCGCTAATCTGATCGAAGCGGTGTCAACCTCCGAGACGACCGCCGGCGGACTGTCGATCATCGAGTACCAGAATATCGCCGAAGCAACGATCCAAGGTATTGAGATCGCGGGAGATTACCTCGTTTTCGATTCTCTCTCCCTTTCCGGTTCCTACGCGTATCTCGATGCAGAGGATGGTGACGGGAACCGTCTTGAGGACCGCGCTCGTCACACCTTCAAGGCGAGCGCAACGTACCGGGAGGGACCCTGGTCAGCGACCGTCCGGGGGCGGACCATGCTGCAGTATTATGCACCCGATCCCAACGTGCGTGGTTCTTCGCCTTTCAACTCCGACTACGCGACGCTCGACCTGAATTTTGGGTATCAGGTTAGCGACCGTTGGCGCGTGTCCTTTGGTGTCGACAACGTCTTCGACGAGCAGGTGCCGGTCAATTACGCCTCGAATGGGGCAATCGAAGACCCGGCCGGTAGATATGTTTACCTGACTACGAATTTCTCGTTCTGA